The nucleotide sequence TAAAGGTTTTTAAAGGCAGTATTCATCCACTTGCGGAATATATAGCggtacatacaaaaatattctatcgtttgttaataattcttcaggcagtaataaatatagagaTTCTTTAGGCACTATTAAATCTCTGGATGTATCCCCGTTGATTCTTCCGACTGTGTTACTTTACGTCGAGTATATTTCAGCGTTTCATCTTATCAAGGATCGGCACAACCATGTCGAAGGACGGTCGTTTGCCAGGATCCTCGTTCATGCAAATTCGAATGAGCTTTGCGAGATGCGGAGAAATGCCCGGCGGAATGCTTATGCGTAAATCTTCCAGGgcaatctaaaataaattattagccTTTAATTCAATGCTCATATGAGGATCGCTATacgaaaagatattttttctcaattacAGAGGAAAAGTAAGGGAATCATAATGCatcgtaatttctttttaaagtaattgaTTATGTATTGCCCGCCCACACCTTCATGCCACATTCCATAGGCGATAGATCCGCAAACGGTACTTCTCTGGTCGCCAACTCCCACAGGAGAACGGCGAAGCTCCACATATCGCTAGCCTCGTGATTGATGTCCGCTGGACGCTTGCTCAGAGCCTCCGGCGACATCCATGCCGGCTCATAAATTCGCCCGACTTCTTGGAAAGAGAACTTCGCGTCCGCCATGTTCACACGAGCTGTTAGATCGTCGTCGATCTGAAATTGAACGTAACACGATTGCACATTAGAATAAACATATTCGCGGCATTCTACATTTGCAGCATATTTAAACATCCAAGTACTCGTACAATTACCGACTGTCCAGAACTCACCATTATATGCTTGCTGTTGAGGTGGAATCTGCATCTGTTCTGCCGATCCAAACCGTGAAGGAAAGCCATAGCTCTGGCGACGTCGAGGGCCAATCGGAGGGCACGCGCCGTGTCCACGACGACACCCGTCCCGCCGTGCAGGAGCCGGTGCAAGCTGCCGCGCGTCATATACTGGGAGACGGTCGCCAACTGCGGCGGCTGATTCACGCAACCGAGGACCGGCAGAACGTTCGGGTGCGAGAAGATTCTCAGCTTCGGGAACTCCTCGTTGAAATCCCTGGAAATGCGCGCGGTACACTCGCGGATGTTCAGTATCTTGGCGACGATATCGTTGTTCTGCCATCGGCCTCTCCAGGTTTCGCCGCTCGGTGTGCTCGCGAGGTGCATATGGAGGGCCAGGTCCGCCATACTGATCCCTTTGTGCCTCGAGAGAGTCGCATCTCCTGGAAAATAACACAAGGAAAATACAACGTACACCGATACGCTTGTACgaccctttttttttaaagatttaagaaATACTTACGACTCCTGGTCTTCAGTCCTAACCAGCTCTGATCCTTGAACTGTATCTTCTTCAAGTCTTGTCCATATTCCACTGCCAAATCTAACGAAACGAGAAATATATTCGGCGTGCGAGTGCGACGGAAATGGAAGAACTAATTCAGAATGCGCAAATCTTCGCGTACCGTGCAATCTCTTGGCCACAACACCTCTGGCCTTGTCGAGGGGAGTGTCGCCGTCCTTGTTCGCGATGGACACGAGAGCACCGGCCGCGACCAATTCTTCCGCAACCGCCTGATCTCCCCAGAAGCAAGCGTAGTGCAGAGCGGTGTTCCCATGTTCGTTCGTGACGTTTACGTCGGCACGGTTTCTCAGCAACTGCAAGTCAAGTCGTACGTTATCCGCTTTACACAGGTAAATAATCCAGAACAGCGTTATTAAATTCCTTTCTCATTACCAACTGTACTATCTCCTTGTGTCCGTGCGCCGAGGCCAGATGCAACGGAGTATCGTCCCCTCTGTTGGTGGCGTTAACGCGTGCCCCTCTGCTAACTAGCAACTCTGCTAACTTTATGTGACCTTCCTTACAGCACCAGTGAAGCGGACTAAACCCGTGATCATCTCTGCACACAGAACATGtttaataatgaaacattttgCCAGGAGACGACATTAAAGTCCAAATTATTGTATCGAGCAATTGCGGTCAAACGTAAGtaggttttttaaatattttgaacagTTTTCGTTTCATTCAATGAACAAAATCTAAAGTCATTGCAGATAAAATGCTACATTCCATTGTaatcatacatatttattcagtTATTTTGGTGATCGAATTCTAGACGAATTTTTAATCCATTTGTGCTTCCTGGAATACTCAGAAGACGTTTCTCATAAAGAATACTCTTTACAGAATCGTTCAAATCGTCCAGCCAGCCTAATTATAGAGCCAGAGAAACCGCAACATCCGACACAGCGAGTCCTGTCCAAAAAAGGAGTTATTGGAGTAGTTACCCCTGATTGAGATCGTGCTCCGTGTCGTCCAACCAGACACGGACCTGCATAGCGTTTCCCTCGCGACACCACTGAAATATATCCTCCATTTTCGCGCTGTTATCATGAACTGGAAGAGCCGTAAACACACAGGTGACGCGACGCCGCGAGCGAGCTATATCGAGTCGTTCGTGCTCCGAAACGGCCAGCCGTCATACGCTAAATATAGCCATGTTCCTGACACTAATACCAACGCGGCAACCTCGTTACGCACCGCGTGCGTGCGAACGACGATGTTATTTCTTCCAAGAGGAAGGCAAAGGAACACTTCCGAATCAATCGGAAGAGCGCATCTCGCGGATTCGGCCCTCGAAAGTCGCGTGATCGCGCGCCGATTCACGCGAGTGACCATATACGAACCGACGGCGCTCCGACGGTGAGACACGCACATAAAAGTCAGCCCACACCAGTCGACATCAATGGTGCCAGAATGTGGACATTTAAAAACACGGCTCACGTGGTGGGAATACGCACACGAAGAGATGAAGgcacgtgtgtgtgtaacGTGTGCGCTCGTAGCTTCGGCAAGCTTCGAACAGTAGATGAGGACATCCACGTGatgtcctctctctctttctctcgcgtcaTAATGCGGATCTTGCGTTGTAATGCGGAAGGTATTGTTTATTGCATGATCGATATTCTATAAGCtccatgtaaattaattagaataagattatttttgtatctttcaataaaaaaaaaactaacatTGCGTATAGCCACAAGTAtagcatatattatataaattagaataagattatttttgtatctttcaattaaaaaaaatcaaacatttaaatatttaatcgcaATTCTtggaattttggaaaattggAATTTTAGATAGTGCATCCTCTTCGTCGACTATTTCTCTTGATACTTTGTCGATTtacaaaacttttaatttttgtgatttaAAATCCCGAATTCTGCAATTCTCAGATTTTAAATAGTGCGTATTCTCTCCACagtaatttttgttttcctaATGCTTTTGTCCATGTTAAAGATTGTTAATTTTAGCGATACTGTGTGAAAATTGCAACGATAACTTGTAACGGTCAATTTATCTCGACCATgttgataaattaagaaattctttatgttgataaattttgtatcagtataatgcacattttattatatatatatatatctttaaaaattacaaaatatcatacattattaatatatacatatacatacatattatatgtatgataaattttgattttaaatcatCGAGCTGTCCGAAGCAAGCTGAAACTCCGAGCGCACACATTGGCTCCTCTTTGTTGCGTATCCCCATCCGATTTTCGAGTGATCCGCGTCCTCGTTCGGGCCCACACCAGCTGACCAGCAGCCTATGGTGGGCGGACACCGTTATCCTCCTTTTCGCCGTGTCCGAACGAGTATTTTTAATGAAGCATTTAATGGAGCAACAGATGAGAGAACAAATGTCCTCCACGAGACGCCGTCTAGATCCGTCCTCATCCATCGCAGGCTCGTGGCAAAGCTCGTGGTTCGTTTGCCGTCGGTAAAACCTGTCGGTGTACCTCTCTCGTGCCTTCCTCCTCTCGTCCGAATCCACGCGCCTGCGTCTGTCTCGTTTCTGATGCAGCTGGTTCGCGCGGACTGACAGCCGTAAGCTCATCTTGTATCCCTAGCTACCAGCGACGCGCGAGGAGTCAGCAAAAATGATGACAGGCGGGCGTCCGACGGCGATCGCGAACAGATGATCAGCGGCTGTTCGAACCATCGAACGTGCGAGCCACGTCGACATGGACGAGAACCTGGAGCGTTGCGTGAAGTCTCTGGAGGAGAATGCGGATGATGTGCGTGACGAAGCTCGACGAGCACTGCTGAGTATCTGCCGGAATGTCCTGAGATCGCCGAGCAATTACAGGTCCCGCGAGCTGCGTCTCGACGACGAGGTCGTTGTTGAGAAACTTCTGCCGGCCATCGGTGCCATGGAGTGCCTGTTCGACGTCGGCTACGTGGAGGTCTGTACTCGATCTCAACGTTCTCCCGCTTTCTCTGGCTCCGGTTATTGCTGAGACAGAAATATCCTAAATTAATGATGTACACGTTTgccatttaaatttaaatgctaTGGATATTTGTCAAAGCTAAGCTGTCAATGTATTAAATGCTCCACAGGATGGAGAACGCATATTCTTACCGCGAAACGCGTCCCTCTCGAAGCTCCAGAGTCTATCAAGACTGCTGTGCACCGCGACAGGGAGCAGTCCTATAACCGACGACATTGACAAGACGTCTACGGCGCAGAAGGCGTTCTTCGATGGAATCGTTGGACATTTTCGTAGTGTTATGTACTACGAGGATCCAAATCTGCAAAGAAAGGCCAAACAAGTCGTACCCATTGTACAATTAGAAATCGCAACGATGACGAAGATAAGGGATTTGCAAAAGTAATGCAATCTGCATTCTTTATCTTCTCCGTGATAAAACTTATCTTTGTACGCTTACGTTTTTATCTGACGTTTGCAGATCTTTTAAGTCAGACAATACAGCTGAAGCTACCTCTTCGCAATTCGAGGCAGAATTGATAGCCAAGGATTTATTCCTGATCGAGCTTCTACGCTGGTTTAAGCACGAATTTTTTGAATGGGTTAACAGCCCGACGTGCCCGACGTGCTCCACCGAATGTACGTACGAAAATGTGATACAATCTACGGATCCTCGTTGCTCAAGGATAGAATTGCACAGGTAAAATTTCTCCGACAAAACCACATTCGTATCGCGAGCGTCTGTGCAAATATCATTTGTGACATTAATTCAATCTTAGATGTCAAAAGTGCAATATAGTTGTCGAATTTCCTCGTTATACGCATCCAGAGCCACTGCTGAGCCTGAGACGCGGTCGCTGCGGGGAATGGGCGAATGTCTTCACCCTTTTATGCCGGTCCTTAGGCTACGACGCGCGATTTATATGCGATGAGACGGATCACGTCTGGACGGAGGTACGTCGAATTACGGTTTATTGGTTTCGAGGTGTATCCTGTAATCGTAACTCGTAGACGTAATTCGTTTCTTCGCTCTCAGATATGGTCGGCGTCGAACAAGAGATGGGTCCACGTAGACCCGTGCGAAAACGTCATAGACAAGCCGTTGATGTACGAAAGGGGATGGCAAAAGAAGTTGACATACATAATAGCCTATTCTAAGGATGAGGTGCAGGATGTCACATGGCGTTATACGCGAGACCAGCAAGCCGTTATGAAGAGGCGAAGAGCCTGCTCCGAACAGAGTTTAACACATTTGCTCCAATCGTTGACCCATCAGCGGCAAAACTCCGCCGGTTACAGCCGTGCGCGTAGAGAGTACGTCGTCAAGCGGAAACTGCTGGAGCTTGCCGATATGCTGTACATTCCAAATTCGCGGAATAAGGATTCTGACGAAGAAGCCTACGAGGGACGAACCTCGGGCTCTCTCATGTGGAGACTGGCACGAGGCGAAGTCACGCAGGTACGAATATATCTGAAACTTCGGAACCAGCAAgttaaattttgcaatataacaGCATAAAATACTTGGAAGATCTTTCGATTTATATTCTTCTcgaaataaaatgcatatatacgaaataaatatatgtaataaatagaatCGTATGTTTTTATCGGTCttacgttttaaaaaatagtttctaATAAGAGCTTCCGTCATTCAATCGttgaattctttttattaggCCGAGGGAAAGAGCTACGTATGGGACATTTCCAAATACGGGCAAACGTTCGAGCTGCGGTACAACGTCGTTGAAGATCTATATCACGTTGTGCGCGACAACGCTGTTCTGGAACGAAAATCTGGATGGCTGGAAGGGATGAACGCCACGGAGGGTGGGATCTTCCGTAAAGTGGAGAACGACTGGAAGATGGTTTACTTGGCGCGGTCGCCACAGGCGGAACGCGGACGTGTTAAGTGGACCTTCGAAATCGCCAATTCCGAATCGCGTCTAGAGACGTTCGCTCTGAAAGCCACGTCGGAGGTGTTTCAAGGTGCCAAGGTGTCCTGGGAGATCGAGGCTACCTTCGACGACGGCAGAGCGGTCGTCGTAGCCGTTCCCAGCTGCGACGGCTTCCGCACGGAAGAAGTGAGAGGGGCGGTGCGACTGAACGTGATCGTAACGTTGTCCGGCGGACGAGGTCAGGAAGCTTGGCAGCACGCTCAACTCTTTCGCCAGAGCCTGAACAACACCGAGAAACCGTCTATGATAATTAACATTCAATTGAAGAACCATGGCGTATGATTTTAAGCTATACACGCTCTTGTTCAACTTTCGTAGATTGAATTGCTTGTATGATCTCCCCGAGGATCTCCTCTTCGTGATGAGATTtacgttatataaaatacagcaTGGTTTTGCATTATCTGTTGTGTTATGATAAAGATATCTAACTTGATACAATGGTGACCAATCAAATCAATATCAATCGTCTGCATAAATTATGTAGGTATATTAAAAGTGCGAAGGGTTATTGTGAAATTTCCCGAGTATGTGAGCGagatatatttgcatttttgatGCTCGTTCGCTAAGTTAATaacttaattcttttattttccctAACGTACAactattattcatatattgttataaacgaaagatgttatattaaagatatgttTTCATATTAACTAGAAACACACATCCATGCacacattgtatatttttaaaaggaCTGGATTTtcatcataattataattttattttacgataatttaacATGCCTAgttttaattatgatttatttgcaattaatatattccacaattcaagaattataCTAAACTAATGTGATTCTTGAATTGAAATGTATTAACTGCATTTAAATCATGTTTAAACCTcaatatgatttaataaaccgaatttatttatttattacttttatttctgttattattcatttctgtAAAATTCGCTTAGCGCAGAGTAAATGCACATTGATGGTGCATTtagaaacttaaaaaaaaaatctgtttgaAAAGCATTGGAAAAAGAACACGCCATGTACATCTTTGAACAGTaacaatcaaaataattataaattaatggcataaaacaaataaaaaggatattaaataaagcaataaCCACTTTTCCAGCAGTGTCGCGTCAGAAACAAAATTAACATGATTCCGAGCACAACTCCGACTTAATTAGCGACTAATTCAAATGGCGGAACTGCTCGCGGCAAAGtctctaattatattattcctcCTCTCtcatttaattctcttttttccaTATGTCAAGCGACGAAACCTTAATTGACAATTCTGTTCGTTTGACGAGATAGTTGACGTCGTCGAGTTAATTGCCGGCTAAATTAATTGAAGTTCGCCCGGAATCGCTCTCGGGGAGTCGGGAAGCGAAAATCGAACGCCGACGGCCTCGCTGCCAACCGAAGGCGTCGAACGGCAAACTTCGGCGCGCGAGGGGCTCGCGACTTCCCTATACAGTTTTTTCTTTCGATTGCTTATTGCTCCCGCGCCATTCAAATCGCCGCTTATCGCGTCGTTGCGTTCGGGTCTTGAGGATTCCGCGGCGGCTTTCCGCGGGAAGTCGCCGCTCGGTGGAATATTCCGGCAGAGGATACTAGGATATTCGACGGCGCCGCGGGCGAGGTTGACGGCGTGTCTGCCCTACGCCGGAAAATCGATCGAGAACCCCAGGTGGAcaccgcgcggcgcggcgcgactcGGCTACGTTCATGCCGTCGCGTGACCGccaccgtcgccgccgccgccgcacgccgcgccgcggtcCGCGGTAGCGAGCGAGGGGAGCTGGGGAGCGCGATTGGGCGCCGGGCGCCGGGGCGTGCGAGAGGGAGACGACGGGCGGGGGGTGGGGAGCTTTGGCCGATGGCGGCTGTCAACTCGCACGGATCCCAGCCCTCGCACGCGCGGTACGCGACCGTCGTCGTCCACTCCCGGAGTTCCTCGCCTTTCGCCCGGGCCCGAAAATAGCCgggcgcgcgctcgctcgcacgCACCAGCTCGCTCGCATCCGCGCCGCGCACCGTTGAACGCGCGGCGGCACGGCACGATTTCACGAGGGCGCGCGACACTGCACGGCCCGCCACCAGCCTCTTATATGACATCGGGCAAGGAGACAATGGGGTAAGTCGAAGTGCCGGCTCCCCGCGGGGGCCGGCCCAAGATGCAGTCGCCTAGTcgccttccttccttcctctcctccgccagtctctctctcgccgACACCCGCCGATCCTTTTAAGGGTGTGCGAAGGTGGCCGCGTGTActcgccgcgcggcgcggttACGACGGAATTAATCCTCTCCCTCCGCCCTCCGGAGGGTGTGTGCAtctgtatgcgtgtgtgtgtgtgtgcgcgccgCGCCTGTCGCCGGCATCCCCGGTCGCGCGTGCACGCTGCCTGCCTCTCTGCCTCTGCCGGGCCCCGCCGCTCCGAGTCCGAAGATGCGgaagaagacgacgacgacgacgagtcTCTGTCCCCCCGCGTCGCGACGCAGCGCCGCGTCTCCCTACGCTGCGTATATTCCGTCTCTCCCCCCGCGCGCCTGACCGCCGGCCCGATTGACACTGATGCGGCGCGTATCCGGGTAATGGTATAATTATGTACCGAGAGCAGCCGGATATAATGTCAACCCTTTCCCTTCTTCCGCGAGAAACTGCGGGGGCTGAGAACTTTCCGTTCTTCTCGCCCGCCGGAGGAAGGGGGTTTCGATCCGTCCGGTTGGAACAAAGATTTCGAACCGCGCTCGGAAactgagaattttttttttttaaatacccGCAATAGAATATTTTCCTACGCGAGATTATTTATGACGGCAATTGTGACGCGTCAACCCTTTTCTTTCCTCCCGCCCGCGGCGACGTTTTTTTCATCTGAAAGTCACTCggcgtttatttaattattgtccTGTATCTCGTTTAAGAGAATTTGTTTCTTGAAAATCAAAAGCGATAAGAGTTTTCTTAATAAAGTGATGTATTGTTTGATAAAACGTCGcttttctattttactttgttaatatttgaaataattgaaatgttAGATAACGTCGACTGTCCTTTTATTGATAGATATAACGGCTCTCTTTCATCGCGAGTCCTGTTTTACACGCTTCCTTCCGCGTCACAAGTTTGCAACAATTCCGCGCCGTACATCTGTAAATATGCACTCGCGTTAACTGGGTCGGTTAAAAA is from Temnothorax longispinosus isolate EJ_2023e chromosome 10, Tlon_JGU_v1, whole genome shotgun sequence and encodes:
- the Pngl gene encoding peptide-N(4)-(N-acetyl-beta-glucosaminyl)asparagine amidase: MDENLERCVKSLEENADDVRDEARRALLSICRNVLRSPSNYRSRELRLDDEVVVEKLLPAIGAMECLFDVGYVEDGERIFLPRNASLSKLQSLSRLLCTATGSSPITDDIDKTSTAQKAFFDGIVGHFRSVMYYEDPNLQRKAKQVVPIVQLEIATMTKIRDLQKSFKSDNTAEATSSQFEAELIAKDLFLIELLRWFKHEFFEWVNSPTCPTCSTECTYENVIQSTDPRCSRIELHRCQKCNIVVEFPRYTHPEPLLSLRRGRCGEWANVFTLLCRSLGYDARFICDETDHVWTEIWSASNKRWVHVDPCENVIDKPLMYERGWQKKLTYIIAYSKDEVQDVTWRYTRDQQAVMKRRRACSEQSLTHLLQSLTHQRQNSAGYSRARREYVVKRKLLELADMLYIPNSRNKDSDEEAYEGRTSGSLMWRLARGEVTQAEGKSYVWDISKYGQTFELRYNVVEDLYHVVRDNAVLERKSGWLEGMNATEGGIFRKVENDWKMVYLARSPQAERGRVKWTFEIANSESRLETFALKATSEVFQGAKVSWEIEATFDDGRAVVVAVPSCDGFRTEEVRGAVRLNVIVTLSGGRGQEAWQHAQLFRQSLNNTEKPSMIINIQLKNHGV
- the Ilk gene encoding integrin-linked protein kinase homolog pat-4; its protein translation is MEDIFQWCREGNAMQVRVWLDDTEHDLNQGDDHGFSPLHWCCKEGHIKLAELLVSRGARVNATNRGDDTPLHLASAHGHKEIVQLLLRNRADVNVTNEHGNTALHYACFWGDQAVAEELVAAGALVSIANKDGDTPLDKARGVVAKRLHDLAVEYGQDLKKIQFKDQSWLGLKTRSRDATLSRHKGISMADLALHMHLASTPSGETWRGRWQNNDIVAKILNIRECTARISRDFNEEFPKLRIFSHPNVLPVLGCVNQPPQLATVSQYMTRGSLHRLLHGGTGVVVDTARALRLALDVARAMAFLHGLDRQNRCRFHLNSKHIMIDDDLTARVNMADAKFSFQEVGRIYEPAWMSPEALSKRPADINHEASDMWSFAVLLWELATREVPFADLSPMECGMKIALEDLRISIPPGISPHLAKLIRICMNEDPGKRPSFDMVVPILDKMKR